AATGCTCACACAAAGTTTCGGGCTATCTTTTGCAGATTTTCAAAATACTGTTTGAGCCAATCGAAATGCAGGTTTTTAGGGTTGATCTGAAGAAAGAAGTTTTCCAGTGCCAGTTCAAAAAGCCCTTCCAGTTGTTTTTGAGAAAGGGTTAGGTTAAGGTCTTTGGCCCAGAGCTTCACAAACTCGTTCCCAATGATTTGGTTGGACTTCAGAAGGGTATTTTTGTAACTTTCGTTCTGTTGGTTAAAGCGGAGTTGCCTATTGAAAAGCAAGTCTGTTTTGTGTTCGACCAGAATGTGGATCAGTTCGGGATGGATCGTATTCGCGGCTTTTTCCTTTGCGGCCATAATCGCAGACTGCTTTAAATGGTAAGAGAGCAACTGTTCCATAAACAGCTCAAGGTCTGCAAAATGGTGATAGAACGAAGATTTGCTGATGCCGATCTTCCTGGCGATCACCTCAATTTTCAATCCGTTCTCCCCTGAAACGGCAAAGATTTCGTAGCCGATCTTTATCCAATGTTCTTTTGCGTCGGTCATAGGGTTGCCTTAGTCAATTTAAGTGATAACGGTTCAAGGAATACAGAAAGGCGAGAGTGCTCAACGGGGTTGCCCGGGCGTTGATCTTTCAACACTTCGGTGTCAAAGTGCGTGCACGGCGTTTCAACGGTTTTCCTATCTCCCGCCCATTCGGGCAGTGTCGGCAGGTCTTTCATGGCTTTTTCGTTTTCAGAGGGTTTTGATTGGCAGACTGTGATCGCTTAAATATGCCAAAGTTTTGCGTCTTGCAGTACATTAAGAGGGTTGTTGTCATTGCGAGTGTTTTAATCTGTTGGACTTTCTTTGTATTCCAGAATGTCACCGGGCTGGCAGTCCAATGCTTTACAAATAGCTTCCAGGGTGGTAAATCTGATGGCTTTTGCTTTTCCCGTTTTTAAAATAGAAAGGTTGGACAACGTTAAATCAACTTTTTCTGACAGCTCATTAAGTGACATTTTACGCTTTGCCATCATTACATCTAAATTTACAATGATTGACATGGTTTAAACGGTTAGATCGTTTTCGTTTTGGATTTCAACACCTTTTGAAAAAATAGTCGCAATGACATAGATAACAGCCGCCATAAGTATATATGCCTGACTGTCTGCCCAAAACGGATTTAGGGGGGCGATTTCATATTCGCGATGCAGTAAGTTTTTAGCTGTTTGGCGAGCTAAGTAACTTATGATTCCAATGGATAATGTGTAATAACTGATTTTTGTGATCCGGTTGGCAACATAGCTGTTGAAGGGTTTGGCTAAATCAAGTTTGCTGATGAGCAAAATGACTTCATAGAACAGGTATGCTTTCAACATCGAGATGATCAGGATAAAGCTATACATGCTGAAAAACGCCCATTTGCTGCGACTATACATTTGGCTTAAGTCCAACTTCTGATACAGGTTTTGGACAAATTCAGGCTTGTAGAGGCTGAAAATAAAATTGACTGTCAAACCTCCGGCTTCAATGCACAAGCCAACGAAGATGACCCAGGCAACAATGTGCAGGCCCTTAAATACGATGTTGTTTCTTTGTAACATAAGTGTTAGTAGTTAAAGTTATGTCGCAAAGGTATTTGATATTTATTGAAAAACAATAAATATGTATTTTTTATCAAAAATTATTTGTTGTTAAAGCTGGCTCTCTTTCCGGCCTTTCCGGGTGTTTCCCACCTGCGGAACCTGGCAGTAGGCAACTACCTTGCGGTGAGGACAACGGCGAGGGTGAAAGTTGAAATGTAGGCAATCATTGTTATTTTTGATAAAAAAAGGAATGCGATGGAATGGATTGTTAAGCCAAGGAATGAGGAGGAGTTGCGTTTTGTGCAATCGGTCCTGAATCGGATGAAGATCAAAAACGAACTGCGCGAAACAGACGTAAAAAAACGTCGGAAGCAGGAGTTCTTGGATTCGCCGGAAGGCCGGGTCGAACAACTCAACAAAGCCATAAAGGGGGAAGTGAAATTTAAAAACGCATTTAATTTACTGAATGATAAATCCGAGATGGAGATCATTTCTGAAAAGGAGCTTTCATAGAGGCTGAAAGGGATGGTGTAGGCGGTTCTTGTTTGTACATTGATGGGATGTAGGAAAGAAGCAAGTTGCCGAAGTGGGGTAGTTAAAAAATGCCTGCCGATACGATGTCAGCGGTTGGTTGTTTTAAATATACGGTTATAGATAAAATAGCTGATGAACCCTGTCATAACAGTAGCAATTATGTCCCAAATGTCTATGGGTTTGCCAAGCAAAGGGTGGGCAAGTTCAAACACAACCACACTGAATGTCCCAAGTTTCAGTAAGTAGTTTCCTTTGGTCGTGTCATTGGATAAAATGGCAATTAAGAAAAACAGGGTCGGCAATGTCCCCAAAGTATTACCCAAAGTGTCAGCAATATGAAAGTCATTGATTTTATTGTTGTAGATGTAAGGTCGGTAAATAGGCCGTCCCACCAACTCATACATGAGTAAAGCCGAAATTCCAATGGCAAAATTGATGGCTTTGTATGTAGTAAGCTTCCAATTTTTAAGCTCTGATACAAAATCGTTTAATGTCATAGGGCTATGTCATTCCGGTGCTGTTCTAATCGAATAGAGTTACCATTTTTTTCAGGCGGTTATTCTGCAATGGCCGGTAAGGGTTTACGAATTGGCGAAGAAGCGGATTTCGAAGCACGAAACCGTCTGCCGGCACTGAAACTGATACGAATCGGTCCGCCGAAGCGGCACAAAGCATCATTTAAGCACTGAACCCGCTTTTTTGCCAAAGCCTGTTGTAGCCGGTGCTTTCTCCCTTCGTCATTATTTTGTCGCTTTAAGTGATTTTACCACGAAATATATCAAAGGAATAAAAATTAGTCCTAATGTCATTGGTAAAAACCAAATTCCAAGTTCGTTCGCTTGTCCGTTTGCGTTTTGAATTGTCTTAAATGCAATTAGTCCGAAAATGACAACAATAATGAGTTTCAAATATCTAATCATTCTTGTTGCATTTGTATATTGTCTCAATGCGTTGTCTTGCGTTATGTTGGTCGGATAATTAAAAATGTGATGAAACTTATTTAGAATTGTCATCCCAACAAATAGAACTGTTGCTATTAGTGGCAAAGTTAAAATAGTCGCCCTTCCGCCAAATCCATCCGCTTGTCCTGCTCCATTATAATGTGTCGGAATAGTGTCAGGTAAGTTTGCATAGTTTGTAATTGTCAAACCCCAAAGCGAAATAGTTAAAAGCCAACCAATAATTTCAAATATTTTGTCGGCTGTGGTAAGTTCTAATTTTATTTTTGGTCTTTCTTCCATTGCCTTTACATTTATTCGTTGTCGTTTTTTTACCATTGGTTATAACTCGCTGAGTGACGTATGTTTTATACGATTTTTCTGCAAAGTAGAAGCTTTCACTGTAAAATGCAATCTTTGAAGTGACTGTTTGATAAGTAGCTGATTTACAAATATTTACGTGTTATTTATTGTGGTTTTTCTTTAGTAATAGGCTGAAAACAATACAAAATGCGCACTGCGTGTTTTGTATTGTTGAACGAACCTTCATTTTCACAAGCCTCAGCAAAACCAATCGTGATCTGCCGATTTCTATATCAAACGTCAAGTCGTGTCATAAATAGTTATCAAGCGGTCATTTTTTGAGAAGAGCGGCGGGGAAAGAATGGGAAGCATACCCTTACAGGTCGACAGCGTGGGCTGAAAACAGAAGGGTATTAAATTGCAAAAGAGTTACAATTTCCTATTGATTAGGAGATTGTAACTCTTTTGTTCGGGTTAAGATATCTACTTCTTCGGCGCGCTGATGACGTTCAGGTAGCGGCCCATCCAGTAGGGCAGGAGCCAGATGTCGCCGGCGCTGTGCTCGGAGGTACCGTTGCTGCCCGTGCGGTCGAGGGTAAACATGTTGCCGTTGTGCCGCTGTACGGGGCGCTCGTCGGGCGGCAGCACTTCTTTGAGCGTTTGGTTGCGGAAATTGGGCGCTATTTTTTCTATGTCTTTGCGGTGGCTGTTGGAAATGGCCCAGTCGATGAGGTCGAGCGGGTGCTCTCTCAGGTACCAGGCGGCTTCGTTGAGGTCAAATTCCGACGTGCCCGTCAGGGCCGTGAAAATATTCCAGGCTCCTTCCTTTTCGGGGCGCTCGATGGCCCAGTGGTCGAGGATGGCCTCTTTGTATTTGGCTTTGAGCGTATCGTTGAAGGCATAGCGGTACAGGCCCCAGTAGCTCACAAAATACATCTCGTCGTCGGAGTGATTCCAGCCGTCGGAGAGCAGTTTGCTGAGGTCGTCGGCTTCGCCGGGCGCGGGGCCGATCTCCTTCATGGGGCGCATGAGGTTTTCCAGGTATCCGTGCTTCTGCATCAGTTCAAAGGCTTTCTCTTTGTATTTCTCTTTTTTGGTGAAATGATAGGCCGTTTGCAGCATCGCCGTAATATTGGAAGAGGTGATCTTGCGGTCGCCCACATTTTTGGGCATGGCATTGACGTATTCCGGACTCCAGCGGCCCCAGGTGGTGGGTTTGCCGTCGTAGTCGATGAGGTAATAATTGTTCTTCACGATGTGGCTCATGAGCGTGTCGATGAGCGTGATGGCGCGGTTTTTCATATCGGGATCGTCGATAAGCTCGGCCATGGCTCCGAAGGCAAAAATGTGTCCCACGGCTTCGTCGCTGCTGGTGGTGGCTTTCCAATCCCATTCGGGGTCGGAAGAGTGCTGCCAGCGCTCGGGGTCGGAGAGCTGAGGGATGTACCCGCTCCGCTCAAACGACCGCGACGGAAACCCGGGCACAGGGTTGATGGTATAGAGGCGCTCCATGGCGTCGAGGGCTTCGCGACAGTTTTGAAGCGCATCTGCGTCTTTAGTGACGGCGTAGCGGAAGATTTCCCCGCCCAGATACATCGAGGTCCAGAGGCCGTCGTTGTCGGAGTCGGCGAGGTAGCCGGAAGCGATATTGCCTTTTTCCATGTTGTCCAAAGAGGCATTGAAACCGTTGCGAATGTGGCGGCTACGGACCTGCTCTTCGTAATACATGGCTTTTTCGTGCAGGGTCATTTGTTTGAAACAAATCTGCCCCAATCCCGCCGAGGTTAATACCAGTACGGATTTATTGGGCCCTTCGGCAATATGAACGACGCTGTTGCCCGGGAGCCAGCGTTCGCCGTTGTAATAGTCAAATTTGCCGTCGGCACGCAGCGCAAATGCGCCGTTGGTGGTGCCAAACCACACTTTGTCGCCGATGACCTCCACGGCGGTGATCTCGGTCCAGGGAAGTTTTTTACGGATGTCTCCCACTTGTTTTTTGGTGGCAACGTCCCATTCAATGTAGCCGTCGGGGGTGCCGACGAACAGTTTTTGGCCGTCGTCAGAGAGGTCAAAGGCCGTAAATGTCGCGCCCTGAAAGACGTTGGTCAGGGTAGTGCCCGCCAGCGTGTATACTGATTTTTTGCCCAGGATCCAAAACGCATCGGTGCCCGCTTGGTAACGGATCGAAACCACCTCGTCGCCGTCCAAGTCGCCTTTCCAGAGCGAGACGGAGTCTTTGAGGAGTTGCAGGGATTTACCGTCGGAGACCAAAAAGGTAAAGGCCTTTCCGCCCGCAAAGATGCGGGCCGCGGGAAGGGCGTGTTTGGAAAACAGCTTGCCCGCCCACGCATTGCTCAGCACGGTTTTGTCGTCCAGGTACACGAACTGATTTTCGTACACGCCGAGGGCGGCGATCTTTTTATTTTTCAGCGGACGATACGTGCCGTCGGTTTGGAGTTTGCCGTGGTACAGAAACTGCCCGTCGTAGGGTTGGAATAAACCGGCACTCGAAAGGATCTTCACCACGCCGTTGCGGTCGCTGTGGGCCGAAAGCAGCGTTCCGTTGGCGGGTTCTGAATAATACTTGACGCTGTAATCCTGCCAATAGGGTACGTCTTCGTAGACGGGTTGGGTGGTGGTGTTTTTGCTGCACGAGAGAAATAATCCAAGACAACAAAGGAGAAAGAGAGAGGTGGAACGCATTTCTTAATGATGAGTTTAGAATGACGAATGAACGAATTTGGATTTGGGAGTGATGATTTACGAGTGACGAATTTAGAATGACGAGTGACGAATTTGGGTTGGCTAATGACGAATTTAAACTGTTCACTGTTGAATATTCACTGTTCAATGTCTACCGTATCATGCCGAGGTAGCGGCCCATCCAGTAGGGAAGTTGCCAAAATACGGGTTCGCGCTCCCGGTGCGGGTCACCGCCGGCGGCAGTCCAGGGGTTTTTGTCCCAGCGGACGGTCATACGGAGGCTGGCGGGTTGGAGAATGTTCACCTGTTGATCTTCCAACACGGGCGTCCGTACGATCTTCAGGTCTTCGCGTTGGGTATGGTCGATGGGCCAGTCGATCAGGTCGAGCGGAGTATCCACCAAAAAGTCAACGGAATGGGCAAGCTCAACCTTTTTGTTTCTTGAATAACAATAGATAAAGTTGATGAGCGGATTATGATCGCCTTTGCGCTTTTCAAACCATTCGTCCATGTGTTTTTGGTAGAACGCCAGACGTTTCGGGTCTTTCTCACATTTTAATAAGATCGGATAGATATACGCCTGCAATACGACGTCGAAGTAAATGAACCACGCCGGATTTTGGTGTACCACCTGGGCCATGTTTTCCAGGTAATGCTCTTTTTCGATGAGCCGCAGGTACTCGCGTTGGTATTTTTCGTCGCGGGTCATGTGATGCGCCAGTTTCAGAAAACCCAGCAGTTCCATCGAATTTTGGTTTTTGTCGGGTGCCCACTCGGGGTCGCGGTTGAGTTGGTCCGGTGACCACACCGACCAGCGGGTAGCCTTGCCGTCTATATCGACAAAGTTGTAATTGTGTTTGATAAGGTAGTCTACGATGCGTGCCACGTGCTTTCGCACCACGGCTTTTTCGGCCTCGTCGGCTACGAGTTCGTAGTAAAAGTAATAGCCGAACATATGTCCGCACATTTCGTCGCTGCTCGTATCACCTTTCCAGAGCCATTGGCCGTCGTTGGATTTGCGCCAGCGCACCTCCACGGGCTTAAAGCGCGGCTCTTTGACCAACTCATCGGCCAGTTGCGGAGGTGTGAAGGTTCGGTTTTCGTCGTGGAGTTCGTATTTCCAGTCGGTCGGTACGATCGTACGGGCAAAAAAGCCTTCGGTACCGGTTACTTCCTGTAATAGTTTCAGAAAGTCGAAGGCTTTTTTGGCGTTGGCTTTAGCGTCGGGGCTTTGGGTAGCTGCGTACCGAAAGCATTCCATGGCGAGGTAGTTGCCGGTGTATTCGCCGTCGTTGTCGTCGTCTTCGGGGTGCCAAGTGCTGAGGTCGCCGGCTTTTTCCAATCGGCATTGCCCTGCGATCCACGGAGCGCGGATATGGCGTTGGAGAAGGACTTCGTGGAAATAATCATTCTTCTGCGCCAGCGTCATTTTTTTACGTTTTATGGCGCTTACTCCCTTTTTGGTAGCGATCCAGGCATTGCCGTTTTGGTCAAAATCCATATCCACGACATGGTCATCCAACAGCCACCGGCGCGTAAAACGCAGAGAATGGGTACCGTCTCGGTAGTAACGAACCACTCCTTTTTCGGTTCCGACCCACATTGTACCGTCGGGTGCGGCTTTAACGCAAGTGACGTAGACCGTCGGCAGCCCGTTGGCGGGAGTGATCGTTCGTACTTTTTTGCCTTTTTGAAGGAGAGAAACCCCGCCCAATCCTCCCGCCCAGAGGTGCTGTTGGGTGTCCAATGCACTACCTTTGATATATCCGCTTAAAAGTTCGTTTGTGTTCCTGAAAATTCGGGTTTTTTCTACCTTATTAATACAGTATAATCCAACGTCGGTCGATAGCCAAAGATTTTCGTCGGCATCGGTCACGGCATCCCGTACTGAGCGGGGAATCTCGACCGGCCGTTTGACAAAACGCTGCCCGTCGAACCGCCACATCCCTTTCGGACCGATGGCCACTATGCCGGCTTGGGTAAGGCAAAGCACCGAAATGGGGGCTTCCACGCCCGGAATACGTTCGAGCTGATCTTTTGTTACCCGATAAACGCCCTCCCACGTGCCAAACCACGCGGTATTTTGGGTATCGAGGGCCACCGTAAATGCCGGGCCGTTGCCGGTGTCGGTCGGCAGGGGTATCCAGGCAGATTGGCCTTCTTTCTTCACAAACATACCTGCTGCCGCAGCGATCCATACCCGGCCCTTTTGATCGACCGCAATACTCCGTACCTCGTTGGAGGTCGGGGAGGTCGGGTCTACGGGATAGACCTCGTGAAATTCCTGCCAAAAGGCAGTATCTCGGTACAGAGACAAGGGTTGACTCTGTCCGTTACCGTACGGATGAACGGAAAAAAGAAGGAGCGTTAAAACACTTTTCAGGAGGAACGATCTCATTTTGTCGAAGTAACGTGCATTGATAGTACTCCGTTCAAACGGGGTAGGACTATCGGTAAAAACGGCAATTTGGGGAAACAGGTCGATTCTGTCATTTTTACCTCGCCTGTCCCGGCGCAGCACGCTCGAACGTTAACGAAATGTTATGGCTAAATGATAGTTTTACAATGCTTTATAGGCTTTTATTAAGGCAATGAGATGTCTTTGATGATTTGCGTGAATTGAGGATATATTTACGCATTTTGAGATGGTTTTCTGAAAATAAGAATGTACTTTTACTTTCACAATTCTAAGAATAATTAGTCCTTTTACAATCTATCCCGGTTTTAACCTTTTCCAGAAAACTACACCATGGCCTGTATCAGCGAATATACCCTGCGTAAAGTAATACAAGGTGATCAGACTGCCTTCACGGAGTTGTATAACTACTATAAAACACCTGCCATCAAGTTTTGCGTTTCGCTTGTAAAGGATGAAGAGGAAGCGGAAAACATGTTACATGAAGTGTTTATTAAGATATGGGAGAAAAGAGACCATATCAACCCTGCGCTCAACTTCAATTCGTATTTATTTACCTGCCTGCGTAATCTGGCCTTTGATCATTTTAAAAAGATGGAAAAGAGTCACTTTATCCGGCAGCAGTACATGGAACGAATAGAGGGCCGGGACGACGAAGAAATCGAAACCGAAGAGGCAAAGCTCAGGCGGCTTCGTACGGCGATCGATTCTTTGTCGGAAAAGCGGAAAATCATTTTGAAGCTTAATGTGGAAGAAGGCAAATCCTATCAGGAGATTGCGGAATTGATGCGCATCTCGAAAAACACCGTCAAGAATCAATTGGTCAAAGCCAAGCAGTTTCTGCGCGAAAGGGTAGACATAGCCGCTGCATTATAGGAGAGCCTGACACAGGCTGTCTTTCGATTCTTCTTTTTGTCCCGTTCAAGCAGGGAGATCACCTGCTGACATCATATAAATAATCGACGAGATTAACCCGGTTCCAAGCAAAATGGAATGGGGTTAATCTCTTTTTTTTGGGGGAACTAACGGAAATCATTATTTCCGGCCCTATTTATTTTCATATTTCCTTCCTCTTTTTTTAACCGCTTTTTAATCCGGCCTTCCTAGTACATTCACCGGCTCACGCTGTATTTAACACACAAAACAGTAAACCTTTTAATGAATATGAACTACAACTCTACTATGTGGCGCAGACTGATGCGCTTACTGATGACGACTCTGGTTGTGGGAGGAAGTTTCGCCGCAACTTGGGCCCAGATCCGTACCGTAACGGGCAAAATTACCTCCAAAGAAGACGGCTCCGGTATGCCGGGCGTCAACATCGTTTTGAAAGGAAGCCAAAAGGGGTCAAGCAGCAACGGCACGGGAAACTATTCCATGGAAGTGACCGGCAACAATCCGGTATTGGTTTTTTCATTTGTAGGCTACAGCCCGGTAGAAGTGCCTGTCGGTACGCGCAGCGTGATAGATGTAAGCATGGAGCCCGGCATCGAAACCCTGCAGGAAGTGGTGGTGACGGCCTTGGGGATCAGCCGCGAAAAACGCTCACTGGCGTTTTCGGTAGGAGAATTAAAATCAGAGGATATCGTGAAAGCGGGCAACCCCAACTTAATGAAATCGTTGGATGGAAAAGTGAGCGGGGTCAACCTGACCAACATCAGCAGTGACCCTACCTCTTCGGTATTGGTCAATATTCGCGGTACATCGGCCATGCCGACCTTAAGCAATGCCAACGTTTCGCTGAAAGGGCAGCCGCTGTACGTCATCAACGGCATTCCGGTCGGAACGCAGTCGTTTACCAACAAAGACGGGGTTGATTTCGGCAATATCCTTTCGCAGCTCAACCCGGAAGATATTGCCTCGGTCACGATTCTCAAAGGCGGCAGCGCAGGAGCGCTGTACGGTGCGGAAGGCGGAAACGGAGTGGTCATGATCACTACCAAATCGGGGGCCGGGCTTAAAAAAGGCATTGGCGTAAGCTTTACCACGTCGGCGACTGCCGATAAGGCCTATCAATTCTTTCCGGAACAAACGGGCTACGGACAGGGAGAAAGAGCCTATGAGTGGCAATATGATAACACGGATACCTGGGGCCCTAAACTGGACGGTAAGTTTTCGGCAGACTATTGGGACGTTGCGGCCAAACAGTGGAAAAACGGCCCGATGCTATCGGCCAATGAAGACCGTGTAAGGGCTTACCTGCGAACCGGGAATACCATGACCAATACCGTCAGCGTAACGGGGAACTATGACAAAGGCTCTTTCCGCTTCTCAGTATCTGATATGAACAATAAGGGCGTGATGCCCAATACCAAGACCGACCAGAAATCGTTCAGCCTCAACAGTACGTATAACCTGACCAAAGACGTACGTGTATCGGTGAGCGGGAGCTATATTAAAACATTCTCGCCCAATAAGGCAAACACTACCGGCTCAAACAGCGTCCTGAATGATCTGCTGTTTAACATTCCGGCCAACCTCCAGCCACTCGACCAAATGAGAGATTACTGGATGCCGGGTTTTGCGGGAATCCGCCAAAACGGTGCCATCATGAAAGACAATGGCATTGATGTAGCACAAAATAACCCCTGGTGGCTGACGTATGAAAAGATCCACAAATTTGCGCGGGATAATTATTTCGGCAAAGTGCAGTTGGATTGGCAATTGACCAAGCCTCTTTCATTCATGCTTCGTACGGGGATGCAGAATGTGAGAGAAGACTATGAACTCAGACAATCATGGGGTGCCAAAGGAGACGCCTTCGGTCAGTTTGTGTCCGGCAACAGCAGCAATATTGAAGCCAACACCGATGCGATCCTGACCTACAATAACAACTTCGGCAGATGGTCGGTAACGGTAGCCGGGGGCGGAAACTATCGCTATACCAATGCCGGTTCGATGGAAATCGTCGGCGGTGATCTGAGCTCCCCTGCGCTGTTTACGCTCGGCAATATCAAAGCCGGGACCCTGACCGCCAACGGAAATCCGTATTTGGTAGGGAAGTCGGAAAGCTTATACGGAACCGCCAATGTCGGTTATAACAACCAGGTATTTCTGGAAGTGACCGGCCGTAACGACTGGAAAGGAGCCTATGCGCAGGAAAAAATCAGTTATTTCTATCCTTCCGCTTCGTTGAGTTGGGTACTTTCCGAAACGGTAAAGCTGCCTTCTGTCTTTAATCTGGTCAAAGCCCGCCTGAACTACGCTGATGTAGGCAACGGACTCGTTCGCAGAAGGTCCATCGACACGTACAGCTACGATGCCAGCCCTTGGGGCGCTATCAATACGGTCAGCTTAAATGCGTCCATTGTTGACCCTAATCTGAAGGCGCAGCACTCGGTTTCGAAAGAGATCGGTACGGATATCTGGATGCTCAACAATCGCATCAAATTTGATTTTACGTACTTCGTAAAGGACCAAAAAGATCAGATCGACAATATTCCGCTGGTGCAGGGCACAGGATACACCGGATTATTGACCAACATCGGTGACGTACGCAACAAAGGCTTCGAATGGGGATTGAACTTTACGCCCATTAAAACCAAAGACCTGACCTGGGATGTTTCGGCCAGCTTTACCCATTACAAAGCAACAATCACTCGCCTGTCTGACAAGTTTGCCCCGGCCGGTTATGTATTTGCAAGCTACGACGGTAAAACCAAGGTAAAAATTGCCGAAGGTGAAGTAATCGGAAGTATTTACGAAGAAAACCCTGTCTTGCGGGTTAAAACCGGTAAATACGCCGGGATGCCGCTGTTGGACGGTGATGAAGGAAAGATTCAAAAATCCGGCGACGAAAGAGACCGCGGCAAATTGGGTAATTTCAACCCTGACTTTATTTTGGGGCTGAATACTACCCTTAAATATAAGCAGTTCACGCTTGGATTGGTAGGAAGCCTGCGCAAAGGCGGTAAGTATGTGTCGGTCAATCAGCAATATGCCGAATCAAACGGACGCGCCGTCACTACTCTGGGCTCAGGCCCGAACAACCCTTACTGGGTCGGTGGACGTGATGCCGAAAACGGCGGTTTGGTGTGGCCGGCCGAAGGGGCCAGTGAATACAAGGCCATCAATAATAACAATGACGATAAACGCTCCAATTTTCAGGATGCCAGCTACGTAAAAGGCGTATTCCTGAATCCGAACTACACCGGCGACCCGGCCAAAGCTACAGATGCCGATTACATCGTCAACGGAGCGGATCCTAAAAACACGTTCTACGATTTCCCTTACAACGGATACGGTGATATCATCTGGAATTTCTCGGCCACCAGAACCTACGATGCCACCAACTTTAAAATGAGAGAAATTACCCTCGCGTACACGTTGCCGAGAGCCCTTACCACCAAATACAACCTCAGCAACGTCACCTTCGCGCTGATCGGCAGAAACGTATTTCAGTGGAACGCTTCCGGTCGTAACGAAGACCCGGAGTCGGCCTTCTCGGGCGTAGGTACCAATCAGGGTATCCTCAGAGCTACCTTGCCCAGCATTCGTTCGTATGGCTTCAAGCTGTCTCTTGATTTTTAATGTTTAATTTTCATTGTACGATACAAGATATGAAACCATTTTATAAAACATTCGCAGCTATCTTACTGGCAGGGGTTTTTTCCTGCAGTGACGATGAATTACGGATTGCGGATACCGTGCAGCAATTGGATGCGGTAGAATCCGTCAACGATCCTTATCTGTTGGCTTCGGTCATCAAGCAAACCTCGCTTTTTTATCAGAACATGAGCTTTGATAACCGCCGTCTTCCGAGTGCGGTGCAGCACATGCAAAGCAACTACCAAAGCGGGGATAATTTCTATTCGGGCTTCAAATCACCCATCGACGACATGTATTCGGCCATGAATATCCTGAAGTTGGTGGATGGCTCCATTGGATTGGCCGATAAAAGAGCTTCCAAAGCCCACAAAGGAATCTTTATTACATTCCGGGTACTGCTGTTCTCTTTCATGACCGATTTTTACGGTGATGTCTATTATACGGAAGCCCTCAAAGCCCGCGAAGGTATACTGTATCCTAAGTATGATAAACAGCAGGTTACCTATAACGGATTACTTAAGGAATTGGAGGATGCCACGGCGCTTTTGACCGCCGGAACGGAGCCTATCGACAAGAGCTATGACCTGATGTTCGGCGGCGACAAAACCAAGTGGATTAAGTTTGCCAACTCCCTGAAATTGCGGCTGCTCTTGCACGCGTCGGGTAAAATGGCGGATGCAGGCACTAAAATGACGGCGTTGCTCAATGCTCCGCTCCTTACTGAAGCGACCGAGAATGCCTCGATTGGCTACGTGGGTGTAACAGCCGATAACTCGTGGAAAGGCGGAAACATCAACTGGGGCTCCGTGGATGAATTCAATAAAAGAAGACCCTGCAAAACCTTGGTGGACAAATTGACGGAGCTGAAAGACCCTCGCCTGAATGTCTGGATAGCGCCGGTGGAAAATCCCTGGACCACGGATAAAGCCCAAAACGGGGTTGCTGTCACGACCATT
Above is a window of Runella slithyformis DSM 19594 DNA encoding:
- a CDS encoding SusC/RagA family TonB-linked outer membrane protein — its product is MNYNSTMWRRLMRLLMTTLVVGGSFAATWAQIRTVTGKITSKEDGSGMPGVNIVLKGSQKGSSSNGTGNYSMEVTGNNPVLVFSFVGYSPVEVPVGTRSVIDVSMEPGIETLQEVVVTALGISREKRSLAFSVGELKSEDIVKAGNPNLMKSLDGKVSGVNLTNISSDPTSSVLVNIRGTSAMPTLSNANVSLKGQPLYVINGIPVGTQSFTNKDGVDFGNILSQLNPEDIASVTILKGGSAGALYGAEGGNGVVMITTKSGAGLKKGIGVSFTTSATADKAYQFFPEQTGYGQGERAYEWQYDNTDTWGPKLDGKFSADYWDVAAKQWKNGPMLSANEDRVRAYLRTGNTMTNTVSVTGNYDKGSFRFSVSDMNNKGVMPNTKTDQKSFSLNSTYNLTKDVRVSVSGSYIKTFSPNKANTTGSNSVLNDLLFNIPANLQPLDQMRDYWMPGFAGIRQNGAIMKDNGIDVAQNNPWWLTYEKIHKFARDNYFGKVQLDWQLTKPLSFMLRTGMQNVREDYELRQSWGAKGDAFGQFVSGNSSNIEANTDAILTYNNNFGRWSVTVAGGGNYRYTNAGSMEIVGGDLSSPALFTLGNIKAGTLTANGNPYLVGKSESLYGTANVGYNNQVFLEVTGRNDWKGAYAQEKISYFYPSASLSWVLSETVKLPSVFNLVKARLNYADVGNGLVRRRSIDTYSYDASPWGAINTVSLNASIVDPNLKAQHSVSKEIGTDIWMLNNRIKFDFTYFVKDQKDQIDNIPLVQGTGYTGLLTNIGDVRNKGFEWGLNFTPIKTKDLTWDVSASFTHYKATITRLSDKFAPAGYVFASYDGKTKVKIAEGEVIGSIYEENPVLRVKTGKYAGMPLLDGDEGKIQKSGDERDRGKLGNFNPDFILGLNTTLKYKQFTLGLVGSLRKGGKYVSVNQQYAESNGRAVTTLGSGPNNPYWVGGRDAENGGLVWPAEGASEYKAINNNNDDKRSNFQDASYVKGVFLNPNYTGDPAKATDADYIVNGADPKNTFYDFPYNGYGDIIWNFSATRTYDATNFKMREITLAYTLPRALTTKYNLSNVTFALIGRNVFQWNASGRNEDPESAFSGVGTNQGILRATLPSIRSYGFKLSLDF
- a CDS encoding SusD/RagB family nutrient-binding outer membrane lipoprotein — its product is MKPFYKTFAAILLAGVFSCSDDELRIADTVQQLDAVESVNDPYLLASVIKQTSLFYQNMSFDNRRLPSAVQHMQSNYQSGDNFYSGFKSPIDDMYSAMNILKLVDGSIGLADKRASKAHKGIFITFRVLLFSFMTDFYGDVYYTEALKAREGILYPKYDKQQVTYNGLLKELEDATALLTAGTEPIDKSYDLMFGGDKTKWIKFANSLKLRLLLHASGKMADAGTKMTALLNAPLLTEATENASIGYVGVTADNSWKGGNINWGSVDEFNKRRPCKTLVDKLTELKDPRLNVWIAPVENPWTTDKAQNGVAVTTIDPNGFTYTSKWEYLDLNNKDMAAQTSNITDTDKLYVGFIAGMLSDWKNGNGHYNTAAGGVVGNFKVSQFSQLFRQNKHNLLKAQIMNSDEVQFILAEAAAKGLISGSADAYYRKGITNSMLRWGVKQADITAYLAQPSIALPADKAGQLAKIADQKWLALFTVSAEAYLDLRRTGLPNIFNNGRLSGFPFPLRYRYPGNELGQNRTAYDLGVSTLTPAVDDQFSKIWLLQ